The region AGGCATTCAGCACATCTTCCAGGTCGTGGCATTCACCCCGCAGCTTTTCGATCCGCGCCAGCATGCGCCGAGACTTCGCGGAATCCTCGTCGCGGAGGTCTTCCGACAGCAGTTCCAGGTGCATTCCGATTGTCGACAGCGGATTGCGAATCTCGTGGGCCAGCCCCCCGGCCAGGGTGGCCAGCTCCGTATTCTGCGCCTGCAGCCGCTGCCGTTCATCGTGAGCAAGCTCGGTTTCCACGATCATGGTCTCCGATTCGAACGGACCAGAAACAACCGTCCCCGCGGGGATCCCGCGAAGACGGCTGGTCGACGGCAGCGGGCAACTATTCGTCGTCTTCAAAATCGTCGTCGTCATCATCGTCACCACCGCCACCGGTTTCCGCCAAAACGGCCTTGCGAGACAGCTTGACGCGGTTCTGATCGTCCACGGCTATGACTTTGACTTCCAGGACGTCACCCATCCTGCAAACGTCGGTGACATTTTTCACGAAGCCATCCGACAGTTCACTGATGTGACACAAGCCATCCTTGCCGGGTGCAATTTCGATGAAGGCACCGAAATCCTTGATGGATGTCACACGGCCCTTGTAGATCCTGCCGACCTGAATGTCTTCCGTCAGGGCTTCGATGCGGGCCAGAGCAGCGTCCGCAGCCGCTCCGTTCGCTGCGGAAATCGTCACGGTGCCGTCTTCCGCAATGTCGATCTGAGCACCGGATTCCTCCTGAATGGCACGAATCGTCTTGCCTCCCGGACCGATCAGCAGGCCGATCTTCTCGGGATTGATCGACGTCTGTACCAGCTTGGGAGCGAACTCCGATACGGACTGCCGCGGCCTGCGAATCGCCGTCAGCATCTGACGCAGCAGTTCCTTGCGAGCTCGCAGTGCCTGTTCCAGCGTGTCGCGAATGATCGCCTCGCTGATCCCGTCGGTTTTCAGGTCGAGCTGAATGCCGGTCACACCCCGGCCCGTCCCCGCGACCTTGAAGTCCATGTCGCCGAAGTGATCTTCGTCACCCATGATGTCCGTCAGCAGAGTGTACCGGTCGCCTTCGTCAACCAGCCCGATGGAAATTCCGGCAACCGGCTGCTGAATCGGCACACCGGCGTCCATCAGGCTCAGCGTCGCACTGCAGACCGAGGCCATGGAACTGCTGCCGTTCGATTCCAGAATGTCTGAAATCACCCGAATGGTGTAGGGAAACTTGTCGGGCGCGGGAATGACGGGAGCGACCGAGCGTTCCGCCAGACACCCGTGCCCGATTTCGCGTCGGCCCGGTCCGCGGATCGGACGGCATTCACCCACAGAGAAGGATGGAAAATAATAGTGCAGCATGAACCGGTCGGACGTTTCTCCGAACAGTCCGTCGCCGCGCTGCTGGTCGCGAGTCGTTCCCAGAGCCACCGTAGCCAGTGACTGAGTCTCGCCGCGCGTGAACACAGCAGACCCGTGAACACGAGGCAGCTTTCCGACTTCGCAGGTCACCTGTCGCATTTCGTGAGACTTACGTCCATCCAGACGTGTGCCGGCCAGAATCAAATCCCGGACGACTCGCGATTCCAGCTTATAGAACGCACCGGCAAATTGACTTCGAGTCAGCCCGTCCGATGTTACTTCCGCTTCGGCAGGGAAGAACTTTTCCAGAAGCTCCGTTTTCAGGTCGCGGACCCGATCGGCGCGTTCGTGCTTCATCAGTGTCGCCTTCGCGTCTTTCAGTCGGGCGTAGGCTTCTGTCTTGAGGATCTCATCAAACGGGTTCGCTTCGGGTTCCGGCTGAGCAGCCGGTTCGACACCCATCTGCTTTGCCAGGTCCGTCTGCAGGTCACACAACTGCTGAATGTACTGATGGGCGTACATAATCGCGTCGCCCATTTCCTTTTCGGGCATCTGAGCGGCAAAGCCTTCGATCATCAGAATCGCCTTCTTTGATCCTGCGACGATCAGGTCCAGCTTGCTGTCGGCCATCTGCTGCACCGTGGGCATCAATACCAGTTCGCCGTCGACCAGCCCGAGTCGCACCGCGGCGATTGGTCCGCGAAACGGCATTCCGGAGACCATCAGCGCCGCACTGGCTCCGTTGATGCTCAGTACGTCGGGATCGTTCTCCCCATCGCTGGACATGACGTTGGACTGAATCTGCACCTCGTCCCGGAAACCCTTCGGGAACAGGGGACGGATGGGGCGGTCCGTCAGGCGGCACGTCAGGATTTCGCGCGTCGTCGGGCGGCCTTCCCGTTTGAGATACCCGCCGGCGAATTTTCCGGCCGCGGCCAGGCGCTCCCGGTAGTCGACGGTCAACGGGAAGAAGTCGACACCCGGACGTGAGGGTCCGGTCTGAGCGGCGACAAACACACTGGTTTCGCCAAACTGAATCATGACAGCGCCGCTGGCTTGCTTTGCCAGCTCACCGGAAGCCAGAGAAAGCGTACGGCCTCCGAATTCACAACTTACTTCAACTTTCTTCACGATCAGATCCTCACCCGGCATGGCCGGAGCAAAGACCGCTGAGGAAACGGTGGAAAACGAGACGGGGACTTCCTGCCGGACAGCAGCCTTCGGATGTCCTGCAGATTGTCACTTGCGCCTGATTTCCAGTTCCCAAATCGCAGATTCGAAAGTTCAGATATTCCGCACGAGCAGCAACTTTACGACATCAGGAAAGCAAGCCACGAACTTCCGCGGTTCGTGTGAGACACGTCTGGTTGGCGGTCCGCTGCGCCTGGAATCGACCAGGCAACACGCTGCGACAGCACTGGCAAATCAAACTCACTCAGACAATACGCCTGCAACTTCCGACAACTCAAAGTCGCCCCAGGTGGCGGCAATCCGCGACGAACCTGCGGCAGCAGTCAGGACAAAAAACGACACACAACAAAAAGTCAGATCACACGATCAAAGCAACATTCGGCAACAACATTCAGACGATCACAGTACTCGCGATCACAATTCTTGCGATCACCGTACACGCGATCACGATTCAGGCGTCACGGGCCTCAGACCCGATCTTTTCCGGCTTATCGACCGCAGTCCCGCCGACGAAGGCACCAACAAACAAGGCGTCGACGCCGGAAATCCCGCGTGCGACGCCTCTGCCGTTACTTGCGAATTCCAAGGCGAGTAATCATCTCCACATACTGTTCCGGAGACTTATGCTTCAGGTAGTCCAGCAGCCGTCGCCGACGCCCGACCATTGACAACAGACCGCGCCGCCCGGCGTGATCCTTCTTATGCATCCGAAGATGTTCGGTCAGCGTCTGAATCTGATGAGTCAGCACGGCGATTTGTACACGCGGCGACCCGGTATCATTCGCGGTTTGACCAAATTCCTTGATCAGCCCCCTCTTCACTTCCGGGGTAATTGACATATCAACGCCTTCATTGCTCCCGACACGGGAGTATCTGCCAACCGGCGGGGTCAACGGTCGCTGCCGCAGCAGCATCCAAAGCCCTGAAACGCCGATCCGGCCTGTTGCAAAAACTGAGGCTCAACCGCTGAGCCCGCGAAAGGAAAGACGCGGCATTGTATCGACGTGGTCCGGTCGATCAATCCTGAACGAAAATTGCCCTGAGTAAGCCGGCGAGCCGCCGAATGCGGTCCGGTAAGGCATCTATTCAGCATCGGTCCGCCGCACAACCAGCACCGGACAATGAGCGTGGCGAATGACCTGTTCCGCCACGGAACCCAGCAGCATCCGTTTGGCACCGTGATAACCGTGCGACGGAATCACGATCAGCCCGGCACTGATCCGGTCCGCGTACGAAGCAATTTCGTGTCCGGCGCGGCCTTCAAGAACGATCTGGTGTGCTTCGGACAGACCATGCTGCTGCACAAGATCACTCAGGTGCTGGCGGATCGACCTGATTGACTCGGCCCCGTGGGCGTCGCCGGTCAGTTCGATGGAGATGTGGTCCAGGTGCTTCGCCACGTGGACGACATAGAGCTGCGACAGATCCTCCACCGCGTCGGCCGCGACAGCCAGCGCCTTGGACGACATCGGAGAAAAGTCAACCGGTACAACGACGGGAGCTGTGGGCTTCCAGGGCATTACTTGACCTTTGTCGTCTGCATTCGCGAATTCCGGTCGGTGGTCCGGGCACGATGCGACGGTCCAAATCCGGTCACCCGCAGCAGTGTAATTTCCGGGTGACAATTCCACCGCACGGGGTCCTTCGAACCCACTCCCCGAGACACGTGAAATATCATGCCCCGATGTTCAAAAATCCCGCAGGAATAGCGAACACCATGACGGCTGGGCGAATACACCGGACCGACGACCGGAAGCTTGATCTGACCGCCGTGATTGTGACCCGCCAGCATCAGATCAAAGTCGTTCTGAATCGCAAAATCGCGCTCGTCCGGCGAATGGCTCACCAGAATTCTCAGCGACTCATTGCTGCGAGACGGGACAACCGGTGACGAACCCATCCACGGTCTTTCCGTACCGGCCAGCAGGACCGACGTTCCTCCCAGCAGACAGTGTTCCAACCGCCCCGCAAGACTCACCCAGCCGGTCTGCGAAATGGCCGCGCGGATGGCTTCGTGATCCTGCCGCCAGTCGTGATTTCCCAGCACAAAAAAACCGGGAGCCACCGCCGACAGCTTCGCAAAGAAATCGGTGGCCCATGACATCGTTGCCATGTCGTCCAGCAGGTCGCCGCTGAATAAGAATACGTCCGGCCGCATTTCACAAAGTCGTTCAGCCACGAAA is a window of Planctomycetaceae bacterium DNA encoding:
- the rpsO gene encoding 30S ribosomal protein S15, translating into MSITPEVKRGLIKEFGQTANDTGSPRVQIAVLTHQIQTLTEHLRMHKKDHAGRRGLLSMVGRRRRLLDYLKHKSPEQYVEMITRLGIRK
- a CDS encoding metallophosphoesterase, translated to MNHVIGIGILGLAVVGNATWWIIMVNRQHSRALPEWRLTAYRALHDAGVVLFPILILWKSGFGKTGLLTGGTFDQQPDWIRALLVLTMAGTIPFVLGILRWQLRRSPSALVRQESRFIDVCRDAATDASRSEICGNRSRFLVAVPGNEICRLEVNEKHIDLAVATPRPLVRNRESGRSGTSAAESMSSLNIAHFSDMHLIGCPGRGYFDFVAERLCEMRPDVFLFSGDLLDDMATMSWATDFFAKLSAVAPGFFVLGNHDWRQDHEAIRAAISQTGWVSLAGRLEHCLLGGTSVLLAGTERPWMGSSPVVPSRSNESLRILVSHSPDERDFAIQNDFDLMLAGHNHGGQIKLPVVGPVYSPSRHGVRYSCGIFEHRGMIFHVSRGVGSKDPVRWNCHPEITLLRVTGFGPSHRARTTDRNSRMQTTKVK
- the pnp gene encoding polyribonucleotide nucleotidyltransferase — encoded protein: MKKVEVSCEFGGRTLSLASGELAKQASGAVMIQFGETSVFVAAQTGPSRPGVDFFPLTVDYRERLAAAGKFAGGYLKREGRPTTREILTCRLTDRPIRPLFPKGFRDEVQIQSNVMSSDGENDPDVLSINGASAALMVSGMPFRGPIAAVRLGLVDGELVLMPTVQQMADSKLDLIVAGSKKAILMIEGFAAQMPEKEMGDAIMYAHQYIQQLCDLQTDLAKQMGVEPAAQPEPEANPFDEILKTEAYARLKDAKATLMKHERADRVRDLKTELLEKFFPAEAEVTSDGLTRSQFAGAFYKLESRVVRDLILAGTRLDGRKSHEMRQVTCEVGKLPRVHGSAVFTRGETQSLATVALGTTRDQQRGDGLFGETSDRFMLHYYFPSFSVGECRPIRGPGRREIGHGCLAERSVAPVIPAPDKFPYTIRVISDILESNGSSSMASVCSATLSLMDAGVPIQQPVAGISIGLVDEGDRYTLLTDIMGDEDHFGDMDFKVAGTGRGVTGIQLDLKTDGISEAIIRDTLEQALRARKELLRQMLTAIRRPRQSVSEFAPKLVQTSINPEKIGLLIGPGGKTIRAIQEESGAQIDIAEDGTVTISAANGAAADAALARIEALTEDIQVGRIYKGRVTSIKDFGAFIEIAPGKDGLCHISELSDGFVKNVTDVCRMGDVLEVKVIAVDDQNRVKLSRKAVLAETGGGGDDDDDDDFEDDE
- a CDS encoding universal stress protein, translated to MPWKPTAPVVVPVDFSPMSSKALAVAADAVEDLSQLYVVHVAKHLDHISIELTGDAHGAESIRSIRQHLSDLVQQHGLSEAHQIVLEGRAGHEIASYADRISAGLIVIPSHGYHGAKRMLLGSVAEQVIRHAHCPVLVVRRTDAE